The Culex pipiens pallens isolate TS chromosome 2, TS_CPP_V2, whole genome shotgun sequence DNA window CCAGATTTTGTTAACATCATTTTGAACGAGACGATGCCGGTGCAGGGGATGGGCAAGAACAACGTCATGTTGGTGTGCGTTCCGACGCCGGAGACGAAGCCACCGCCGACGTCGGTGCTGCTGTGGGTCAAGACCGGCGAGGAGGCCGACGAGCTTTATGAAACGCTGCTGAAGCAAAAGCCCAACTAAGGGGTGGACATTTGTTGGAAAATTGTTTAATGTTACactaaataacttaaaatttgaaaaataaaaaaaacaaaaatatgttctCCTGCAAAAAGCATCAATCGGACGTGGAGCCCGCGGTCATGCCACTGTCATGTGATCTCACGTTCACTTCTACGACGGGCATTGCAGACGATGTCGCCTCCACCACACCAGCACATCGCTGCGGTACATCCGCCGGCCTTTAAATCAACGGGCGAGGGCAAATGTCGGTTGCCACCGGAACAGAATCGCTGCCGAGATCGCAGCAGTAGAGTTTGAAACTAGCCGTTGGGGATGATTAGACGCGGAAGACAAACCGACATCGGTGGCTTGGCGAATGCCAATCATGTCGGTCTCCCGACGTCGAAAAAGGCGTCCATTTTGGAGCCGGAGTCCTCATAGCCCCGTCAATTAGGCCTTTCTTGGACTGGGCCCCGCTTACGGAAGAGAGACAGGCGGGAGTTTGGCCGCGGTAGTAGCTGTTGCACACTTGATCTGTTTCTCTTTCGAAAGCATTGGACCGTGCCGTGCTGgatcttcttttttttgggttatCCATCGTTCCGATTCCTTTCTAGCGGCGTCCTAGATCTGCTGTTTTGGTCCTTACGACATCATGGCCGTGCTCTGCTTATCGATCCCATCGTCTAGCTTCCGCAACTGGCAGGCCTGCTGCATCTTTCCGCGCTCCTCCTGCTctcatttggccaaaattttcaattcgcCTCCTTGTGAAGCACCAAATTGGTCGGATTTAGCAGGCCTCCAACGAGAGTTTGCTGCTGGTTGAGGCCATGCCGAAATCCATGCTCCGGTTGTGCCCGGAACCTGCCTGCACCGGATAAAACCGCACAAGAGATTACTTTGTTAGTCTAGTGTTTTCCTTCGGTTCAGATCATTTTCAAGCTGTCAAAATGACTTTTCTCAAAGACAAGATAACTTAATATGCGATGGGAATGGAATGTCAAATCAGCGCTAATCAATTAGCTAGTTGACGAAAATCAGCGCTAATTGATTAGTgtaaaaataattgattaacTGTGTCCTGCCCCTCGGGCAGTGCGTGTTCTttgggaacctggtgcataaggtaggtcaaggcccgttcttacactgaaaattgcgaattgcgaatccTAGTATTTTATAACTAACAACCCtcagtttaaattatttttaggttgaaaaaaaaatcagtacaaAATATACATcgttaaaaataacaacaaagcaaaaaaatcaaaagtgatAAGAATGAAACATAAATtaggcaaaaggtaatgatgGTTGGAGGTTTTGAAATAGGCTTGAAACTGACGAAAAATAAGACAAACTAAACATGATAAGTGcttataaaagaaataaaagttgaaagtaaaaaacaaaatgaaaatgtGTTCCAACACCGAGACACCATGGACAATCGGTCACCTTTGCCACTCCATTCGCATTGCACTCCACTGACAGTAAAGTAAGAAGAAGAAAAGGGAAAACCACATCAGAGCAGCAGCAGAGCGAGAAGAAACGATAAATTTTCAACACATCAGAGCACCACCGTAGAAAACCGAGAGAAAGAACACTTTTTTTACGCGTGAACTTTTCCAACGCAAAATAATCCCAGAAAGTGGCCACGGTTTGGCGATTTTCCTGCGTAGTTCCAGCCAGCCGGTACCAACGCCCGACGGAAGTGCATTTTTCAACCCGGAACCGGTCCGGTAGTTACATAATTCGTCGATTTCTTTTCGGCCCTCGTTCCGCCGAAGGGgaaggtcgtcgtcgtcggtgcaGCCgccgcaaaaaaaaaggaaaaagaaaTACCTTCAAAGAGAAAGGCAGCCAAGTTTTGACGGCCAGGAACCTGTGGTCCGTCCCTCCTGGCAGGAAGCTGAACCAAGCATCTTCAATTTGTCCACAGACTGCTGGATTGACCGCTTGATGGGATCTGGTTGGCCTTCGCGAGAAAGTTGCGTCGTGGTGCAAtcgatctgctgctgctgctaaagTTGAAAGGTAAGTGTCCTCCCCCTCGCTCCCTCCTTGGTCGAGGGAATTTTGTTTTGGGTAGACAGATTGGGATTGGGGGGTGTTTACTTGTTTACTGTCCCGCCGGGTGTGGGAAGCACCTGATGTGCTGTGGTTTCGCTTATTAGGTTTTACACcatgacgtcatttgacagctcgtgtgcactgtttacatggtcttcgtcgattgtcgacgatttcccccgaacaaaatcgacgagcacgtcgaactgtgctaagtccatgtaaacagtgcactccctctaacctccaaatcgagtcggctTAAAACCTAATTGCTAGACGTGGGATTACGTACTAAGTGGTTAAACCCAAGACGATCATCCAATGTCAAACCAACAAAAGACGTGGCTTGTTAATGTTAAGTAAAAACATGATATCTATAgctgataaatttaaataattgaactgaaacagttttttttttgtaatttgtctgTTTACTGTTTAAACTGTTAACTTTTTCTGTTTTTCCCGGAATGACGAAAAACCCAattttacatttacaaaaaaataacaatttaaactagcattcatttgagtgctgaaaatgtcaacttttgagcacttgtatcgaaaagtaattttttcgCTACTGTTTTGGAATTTGACACTTGACGGCAAATTCAAGCAGGGAAACGAACGACTAAGAGTCGTTTGTGGACGGCGGGGCAGCGCGGTTGCCTTGCAGGATTATTCGCGTTTTGAGCGCAAATTTTAAAGTaattcctgttttttcgtgctttaATTAAGATTACGATTAGATTTCGTGATTTTAAAAggccttcctatatcatcgttgatcaggtggcacggcgtcgggtgaattgtaaatttttcgaaaaatgggtaaaattttcacggtgaaaaagtcatttctattgaatcgtttatcgaaagacacgctgacattttggatcgtcgagttaatatggcgcaaaattgttatttattagatattaaaataactgtgtgtaaATGTtcttgtgtgttaaccagaaagaccttcccatagtaTCGTTGCttggaaggctcgccgacgccGCTTTCGTTGTGGAAGCTTTTCTTGAGACCTTtcgattttaaagaaaaacattgacccttaaaatctacaaattcggaacactttttcttactgatgtaaacaaactttggttctctccaggagtacatattttttacaaaataatgacttcacacacacTGAAAGGCTAATACGGAGATCGGAAGAAACGCAagactccatataaaaaacgcccaagaaacggtcacgaaaatattttttttgagcggtacgcactgccgttctacgcataattgtcccatgtcatttttggacgattttgactttttgccatttttaagtttagttaaacgtatactttaagaaaaacatataaaatctggtactttgttcggaaacttttTCTTTTAGCCACAATAATGGTACTTTGTAAAtctccctgggctttgtcataatgagtgtcataggtttgatgcttgtttggcaaagagtatgatttgattcgatgtggaattaaaatcgaagtgttcagtatattgctgaagcttccatttttacacatggacaccacttcatgctgcgagaacccactttggcgtagtctcagggcttaatcgatggccggtaagctgtcatcgagacaaggaggttctctgatagtggaaatacagtggactctctggctgtcgatcttctcgatatcaatattgctccagctgtcaataattttttcagtcccttcaaatagattgctttgattttccgttctataatttgataactcccgctctcgacggtcccttcaatatcgacaacgagagagtccactgtatcacatttgtacaatgaaccgctacatatgtgatttttccctatcttaatgtgggtgtcaggttaggatgcgggtttaaaaaaatagtgtttgtagaatttaggattttaactataaatatcaactttttatactttgcctttagttatttagggacaaaattagtaacagtgaatttagtaattctatcagaatcggtgattttcattcaagtagcataaaaaccattctgatttgtcaaaatttccatagagtctcgatcaatcaatagtgaaatgatatcggactaaattcgttgatctgttgaactaacggttgtcggattatgattgtatcgaccattgttgcgaatcgaggatctactggaattctgacgaacaaatggtcgtctctttttcatttcacgacttgtaaaatatcaactgttatttttttgttttttaaaagaagccagacaggttttaaaagaaacgttttttttggttaataattaaaatgtcggggatttgagataagagtaactttcggataggttgctttaaatcttgtattcaattcaagttaggtagttatccgcaaatgaatatttggacttatatgaataattgaacattttggacttatgaataacacacaactgtgcattgattctagagtcagatccatacagcgtcagtgtttatttggtcgaagtgtactaattcattggcagatctggttctagttgtaatgtacgacaagactactgacggacgtgacaggacgagggcccagtttagaggtttcgacatcaacgatgtgcggctggatcaccctcccaaaaaaaaaaaaaaaaaaaataataatggtaCTTTGTAAATCTGATGCGCTGGACGGGAGGAATCTTAAGagcattagtttttaaattatttatatgttttataGCTTCCAGGAATCATCTTAAAATTAACTGATATGTATTTATCTATGCACTATATGATttaattatattatattattacTTGTCCTATGCCTAATCCTTAATCATGCCATTTCCCCATTTTATTTATATTCTAGTTGCCTAAACTAACGATACTTTAAGAGACAGCAATGGatccatctggagcatttgtttttaaataattgctaTTTTTTACGCCTTCCTGGAATTACAAATTCACTGTCGATATGTTTATTTATCTATTCAccatatgatttatttaaatgttcaaaccATTCCTTATCTTACTCCTTTTCATTAATCTTACAATTTCTTAAGAACATATACCCgtaacccccggtggttgatcactttttcgtttgacacttttttagtttgtacaagggaaccatctggagcatttgtattttaaattattgctatttgttttcagcttcctggaatcatattgattatatttattatatttattatatgtattatttattataaatacaaaactatatgcttacTACATAATACACGAAAGACTCAAACTTACACGTACAAACTTCCAAAACAATTatacattacgcattcaaccattttcatcggcccgatgaaatttcCCCTAACCctcattccaaacctcccaaaaatattccgttcacttttaaaagtcgcatgggttccctgcacttttgccactagtgaacaacaaaaacatcccctcccaaatccccacgggactgtatgggcgtagccttggagcacagtgtggaaatttacgttcttagatatttttggttgtaccgggcagcaatcaaattgtctaagaatattgaattgaccattgtggcaccccctacagcgtggtgcagacccgttatgctatgctatgctaaaatctggtactttgttcggaaactcattgaaaacaaaaccaagtctgtttgtcccatcgttaaacttctacccATAATTGTCCAACcaaatattttcttacacgtaatcattagttttacgaagcattatGTCTCGTTtatctgttgtatagcaagaggatcacaaacAAGAGttataaactgctaacttgggcgaataggaacccacgggacaattatgcgtagaaacacaaaaatcggTCGGAAAATtgcaatcgcgtttttctcagttgcacttttttgaacatgggacaattagggaaaattctcgtatgtttggcaggttaaactctcgctcctaactccatccaatttgctgattttcactattcaaacaactaattttgcaaaactttttatggaaacttgcttgctcacttcttattgagctgtttatcattcgatttcagttgaaaacgcttttaattagctttaattgcatgtcaaagttctgacctgccaacattagaggcacgctggaattagatgctgttcccctatgtgTAGAACGGCAGCGCAGCTGAAAAAGAACAGAAACGGaaagtggcgtttgacgtttcttcgcgcgatgcttgtttgcaatatgttttgataaacaaaaaactaataatttggATGTGCTTATTTGAATGCGACAGAAAATTACAAACGcatcaataattttgaaaattctgaaattccttttccgaatctcaaaatgcagaaACTTAATATTAAAAGGACGAATTTTGATTATTGCAAGAAATGAAGTAAACTAGAGGGAAAGCCCAACAGTTATCGTTAAATTCtctggcaaaaaaattaaaaaaatctaaaacttgaaaaatttaaacagaaattcagaaagttagacatttttgtatttcaattaaacaattaaaaaatataaaataaaacagaaatttaaaaatttaaaaacacaaacaaacatatcaaaaataaagaaacaaaaaattaataagaaaatttaaaacatcttaaatttaaaattcaaggaattcaaaaattccagaatttaaaaattctaaattccaaTTATTTatccttaaatttaaaaaatctgaattcaaaaaatttaaaaaattgaaaatttaaaattaggaaAGTTtacaatatcaaaatttaagtattcaaTTATGCcacagttgattttttaaattataatttcaaattaaaaaaaaataagaactgACTGATTCTCCGACagcattttagaatttaacaattaaaaatcaaatttttttagttgtaaaatttaattccggaattttaaaactttagaaTCTAAAAGAATAAGAATCTatccgggacccgtggtgtagggataagcgtggttgcctctcacccagtcggcctgggttcgatcccagaaggtcccggtggcatttttcgagacgagatttgtctgatcacgccttccgtcggacggaccaatgctgtagagcgaataatatatatatttttttttattttgtattgccCCAGAAACATTCATCAAAACCATgatttcaatatcaaaaatattgcgGTATTTAGGAAAGAGGGTGCGccattcaaacaaaatttcccaaatttccaataaaacatATTAGTCATGGGTGTTCTGTGCAGatagaacattttgaaaatttaatctagaattccaATCACATTGGGTacttcaggaaaaatgttccctGCATAATTTCGCATAAGAAATGGTATGATTTAATCCATAAATCTTGTTCACGGGGACTCATAACaactaataattgaaaaaaggtGAAATTTCGTCCACTAGGaatatgttcaaaaatcttcaaacaatGATAACATCATTTTTTCCGATGAAAGATTTTCTTACTATTTAGTAGATTTCTCGAAACATGGGCCGATTATCTTCATTGAACACCaacatttcgataaatttcaaaatgttgtgAATTGAGCTCaatcaattaaaatatttgcttGAAGTTTTAACTTGTTGTAACTAGAACATGTTTTCCTCTCATTAGGAAACTTCCTGCAGGACACCTCCGCCACACTAAGCCGACCCCAAAACGGAACCCCGCTAAGGACCCACCTCTCCCACGCCAAGAAACGCGCGCGCGCCATCATCTCACCCCGGCCCCACCATGGATAACGACGGACTGTCGAACGAGCAGACGGAGAAGGTGATTCAGTTCCAGGAGATTACCGGGCTCGAGGACATGACCGTGTGCCGCGACATCCTGATCCGGCACCAGTGGGACCTGGAGGTGGCCTTCCAGGAGCATTTGAACATCCGCGAGGGTCGCCCGTCGGCGTACGCCACCGAGTCGCGGGCACCGGCCGTCGTCAACGATCGCTTCCTGCAGCATGTATTCTCGGCCCAGCGCGGCCCGAACGCGCCCGTCCCGTCCGGCATCGGCGGCATGATTGGCTTCGTGGTCAACTATGTGTTCAACTTTTGCTACAGCACGCTGTCCTCGATCGTCACCACCTTCCTGAGCCTGTTCAAGGACCGGGAGCGGAGTGAGTTGCTTGCGTTTGCGTTTGGGGTTGCGTTGGACTAGTGactaattttgtttgtttgctttcaGTTGTGACCGATCCGTTAGGGGACGTTTTGAATTTCATTCAAAACTACAATGATAAGTTCCCGGAGCATCCGGTCTTCTACCAGGGCACGTACGCCCAGGCGTTGAACGATGCCAAGCGCGAGCTCAAATTTCTCCTAGTCTATCTGCATTCCGACTCGAGCTCAGAGGCGACCAGCTTCTGCCGGGAGACGCTGTCCAACGAGCAGGTCGTTGAGTACATCAACCGTCGGATGTTGTTCTGGGGCTGTGACGTGTCCTCGCCGGAGGGTTACCGCGTGTCACACTCGATCAACGCGCGGGCATATCCCGTGCTGGTGATGATCGCTCTGCGGGCAAACAAAATGGTCATCATGGGCCGAATGGAGGGCCACTGTAACGCCGAGGAGCTGATCCGTCGGATGGACACCGTGGTCAACGATAACGAGCTGTGGTTGAACCAGGCCCGCCAAGATCGGCTCGAACGAGATCTCACACAAACCCTGCGCCAACAGCAGGACGAAGCGTACCAAATGTCGCTGCGTGCGGACCAGGAAAAGCAACGCCGGAAGCAGGAGGAACGCGAGGAAGCCCAGCGCGCCCAGCAGGCCATCGAGGCGGAACGGCAAGCCGAACAGCAACGGCTCGAAAACATCGAGAGGCTCAAACTGGAACTGGCGTCCCAAGTGCCTTCCGAGCCGGAACCGGGAGCGCCCGGTACGATTAGCATAGTCTTCAAATTGCCCAGCGGCCTACGGTTAGAGCGGAGATTCCACTCGTCCAATACCCTCAAGGTAACAACCCTCATCATCTGCTTCAAAGACTTGATGCCACTAACCTCCACCCACCCCCCTCGTTTCAGGACATTCACAACTTTATCTTCTGCCATCCGGAGGCGCCGGACTCGTTCGAGGTGACCACCAACTTCCCGAAGCGTGTGCTACAGTGTGGCGAGGACAGTACGGCGCCCCAAACGCTCGTCGATGCCGGCCTCAAGAACCGCGAGGTGCTGTTCGTTGCCGATCTGGACGCCTAAACAAGTCATTTCGAGGGCGAGCTTTTCGTTTTTCGTTGCGTTTTAACGGCAAAAATTTCTGGATAATCACTGAGCAAAAGTATAAATAAGCAAACATTCACACATTCAAAGCGCGCGACGAGCATGTGAGAGGTTACAAAACTAATTGTGGAAATAAAACTGaggataacaaaaaaacaaaattgtaatgTTGCATAGGTTTTTCCTTtaattcaacaaataaaaatcggAAGCAAATTAATATAAAGAATAATATATTTACGAGTAAACAGCAAAAGCAAAATGAGGAATAAAGTTTTTCACTTAAATGTAAGATATAAAGctctaaaattattcaaaacaaaaaacacataaGTCGATACAGCCTTATTTTATACTTTGTAAGCAATTTATCCATCAGAggaggaaaaagaaaaaaaaacggaacgcaatttgttattttttaactgattttttgtAGTGTTTTCTAACTTATTTAAGTTGAAATAAACCTGAGTTTCCTTAATGAATATGTTGtttgttttcataaaatgtgtgtgtgtgtttccaaTACAATACCCTCAGATTGACTGAGAAatacgacccatttcagaatgacagagctccttgcggtctgATTCCAAGGTTGTTGGGCATTGTATGGCACCGCAAATAGTTAAGTGCCCCCCTCAAGTGCGTGCGCGCTTGTAATTGTTGaaggaaaactgaaaatattctttaatcagaaattcaaaaataaaaaataaacttacttagaaattcaaaaatttaaagctcTAGTATTAAAgaattcaaaatcatatttagattttttgtgaagTTTCTCcgtaaaaacctttttttgggAAGAAATACTTTTTGACAATACTTaaggacgtattagactatgacaaacaaacaaacccgcaaaaaaaccaactttttaacagtttggaAGTTTGCCTGTTCgtcaaggaggtattagactatggaaaacaaactcgcactttttttgcgtttgacagtttgttAAACTCGAAAAATTGTTTGCGGCAAAGagagcattcttttattacgcaacacaacaattttgatttttgaacccCCTCCCTCGTCACAAAAtttcgatacatttttttttgtatggagcgtgacaCGGTTTTCGACCCCCTCCACCCCAacagcgttacgtaataaaagaacgcttctaaactcgcaaacaaagtcTAAAGTATGCAGGCTgaagtttctgcaaacaaatgcaggcaaactgccTAACTGTCAAAAAGCTTGttagcgagtttgtttgtttgtttgtcatagtttaATACCTCcctcagaaaatttgaaaactaatgactgcaaaacaactggactggtgtaaaatgcatttttaaacactttttttttatttaactgttgaAACCACGGTTTCTAatttaaattctatttttatatgtttatttgAAAGGATTTTCTAAACGTTTTCtaaacgatttggtgtcttgggcaatgtTTTAGGTTATGAttgggacttttcagaaaaaataggtatacgggattcatgtagtcttttatttaaCAGgatgacagggctatataaacaggcactggtgatgccagagattttgtttatgttactttatttaaaaccattattaaacagactttactaaagtaacttttgctcatttttgatggagaggtagcttatccAGGTTTtttggagcggccgtggctgactggttacggtgttcgctttgtaagcgaatggtcctgggttcgatacccatctgctcacaacgagaaagtatagaaAATATAAAGAagaactctgaacatgaacgaaaaaccaaagtcgcccgagtcggggttcgatcccccgtcctttggatcggtaagcaaaaatgctaaccactaggccatcgcgacttggtgagctataactggaattaggaatactgttactaccaactatatacgcgctgggtccttgtccatttgacaagggttcggaagttctaaataacgtttgaatccgattggtgcaaacgttcttcagggcggggcttgtcgataaagctgaagaacctcgcgctcggctagccagcgtagaaatgggtcaccgaagctcggcagagctaacaccttccaaatgcctatgcgagttatttgcatgtatagaatgtagatctaaaaatacatggaaacaactcaatttgtaagaagcgaccgcgtggtcccgtttggttcgttgcacacacacacacacacagaggtagcttatccaggtttttaagcgaagatggcgttggaatggtgaacgtccggaatgtcaaaatcgcgcagtagtatcaacattagaaaaaaaaaattggctgtcatgtcatggcacacttttttcgtgatGTTGGTACCgttgcgtgattttgacatttcgggcgttcacctttcgaacgccattttcgcatAAAAACCTggattaggagtactttcagaatatgcaataagccagaaagtgtcaaaatgcacatgatgccttttgaaatgttgccgtcgagtttctgagatacagattcacaaagaattcaaatcgatgaaaattataaaattttaatcaacagcattgtgcatttttttttaatttgtgcttAAGTTGAGCAACTGGTAGCATGATTAGCAAGAAAAACAAACCTAAAGAGGAGGATTGTGATATTCATTTAGTATCTATAATACATTTATGTGTCGTTTAAACTCTCCGTTTACTTTCCTATGTTTATAATACGTCGGAGGTAATTAAGGTTAAATAATACCTGCATTTTTCGTACGATTTATTACAACACGCTTTTCTTATAATGTTATTATATCCAGAAgaaattcatataaaaaatcaagtcCGTGTTTCAAAACGAAAAACGCGCTATTGTTGTAACACTGGCAGTTTTCATGTGTTAGTACCTGTCTGTAACTAATTATTTCTTAGAATACAACACTCACGAGTTCGTAGTTTTGGTTAGTATCAGTTTCAGTCTTGCTTAAAATCTATTTTGTGATACAAAAATGTTACGAAAACTACGCAAAAACACTCAAGCGTTTGTACCAGTACTAAACGAGCTCTACTGCAATATCGTTCGATGCGTTCCGTCGAACATAAAATCCTTGGCAAATATCGTTCCCCTAAGAGTGGGTCCTCTTCTCCGGACTAAATGCGTCTAAATCAGCACATCGTTCGTGCTGTTGATGTTTATCGGTGGCAGATAGATGGACCGTATTTGCGACCGCAACCGTGCAATATCCACGTCCTCGCGCTCAAACTCTCGGATAATCTGCTCAAACTGAACCAGGCCCTCGCGGTTCGCCGGAAATCCGTACTCCTTGATGACCGCAATCTGCAGCTGCATCACCAGCGGAAACACGTACTGCATCATCTTGATCATCTCCTTGCCCGAGTTGGCCTTCGCCTCGGACAGCTTCTTGGCGTGTTCCGGCTGGTTCACGGTTTTCAGCACATCGACCAGGATGGACTTGCCCGTCTCGGCGGTGAAGTTCGACAGGTACGACATGGCGCTTTTAGCTTGAAGAACACGATTTCTTCTCGTTCTGTCTTAGAGGGTGGAGCTGCCTAATTTAATTTGCAGGATTGTTTATGGCAATGTGCCAGAAGGAGATTATTGTTTGCTTTCACGAGAAAAATGCATCCGCGTTGATGCACCGAGGTGATGTTTGTTATGCGTTGACATCTCAAGCACAGACATCAATAGATAAGGCAGCGTTG harbors:
- the LOC120413136 gene encoding FAS-associated factor 2 — protein: MDNDGLSNEQTEKVIQFQEITGLEDMTVCRDILIRHQWDLEVAFQEHLNIREGRPSAYATESRAPAVVNDRFLQHVFSAQRGPNAPVPSGIGGMIGFVVNYVFNFCYSTLSSIVTTFLSLFKDRERIVTDPLGDVLNFIQNYNDKFPEHPVFYQGTYAQALNDAKRELKFLLVYLHSDSSSEATSFCRETLSNEQVVEYINRRMLFWGCDVSSPEGYRVSHSINARAYPVLVMIALRANKMVIMGRMEGHCNAEELIRRMDTVVNDNELWLNQARQDRLERDLTQTLRQQQDEAYQMSLRADQEKQRRKQEEREEAQRAQQAIEAERQAEQQRLENIERLKLELASQVPSEPEPGAPGTISIVFKLPSGLRLERRFHSSNTLKDIHNFIFCHPEAPDSFEVTTNFPKRVLQCGEDSTAPQTLVDAGLKNREVLFVADLDA
- the LOC120413146 gene encoding protein C10; this translates as MSYLSNFTAETGKSILVDVLKTVNQPEHAKKLSEAKANSGKEMIKMMQYVFPLVMQLQIAVIKEYGFPANREGLVQFEQIIREFEREDVDIARLRSQIRSIYLPPININSTNDVLI